In a genomic window of Bacteroidota bacterium:
- the mltG gene encoding endolytic transglycosylase MltG, which translates to MKKLITIITVLFIVGLGIGGYLYSIVYMSNVSIPGSEKAYVYIRNNAGFEEVLDSLDVYLDDVSSFERVAKLKKYPELIRTGKFEIKNNWSNNDLVNHLRSGNQAEVKLVFNNADSVEELAGKISKQIEADSTDIVNYIFDPAFLKENKFTNETVGSLFIPNTYFVYWNTDAETFTLRMLKEYRKFWNEDRLAKAKKIGLKPSQVSTLASIVQKETVKRDERRTVAGLYMNRLNNNWKLESDPTVIFALKKQAGFKIEVRRVLYKDLKVDSPYNTYMNSGLPPGPITIPEIDAIDAVLNYGENAYFFMCANPERMGYHSFAKSLRQHNRNARKYAHWLNQQNIKR; encoded by the coding sequence ATGAAGAAATTAATAACAATTATTACAGTACTTTTTATTGTAGGGCTAGGTATAGGAGGATATTTGTATTCGATAGTATATATGTCGAATGTGTCTATACCCGGTTCAGAAAAAGCATATGTTTATATTAGAAATAATGCCGGGTTTGAAGAGGTACTTGATTCATTGGATGTTTATCTGGACGATGTTTCCTCTTTCGAAAGAGTTGCAAAATTGAAAAAATATCCCGAATTAATAAGAACAGGAAAATTCGAAATAAAAAATAATTGGTCGAATAACGATTTGGTAAATCACCTGCGATCAGGAAATCAAGCCGAAGTAAAATTAGTTTTCAATAATGCAGATTCAGTTGAGGAATTGGCAGGCAAGATCAGTAAACAAATAGAAGCAGATTCGACAGATATTGTTAACTATATATTTGATCCGGCTTTTTTGAAAGAAAATAAGTTTACAAACGAAACAGTAGGGTCGTTATTTATTCCTAATACTTATTTTGTGTACTGGAATACTGATGCTGAAACTTTCACATTAAGAATGTTGAAAGAGTATCGTAAATTCTGGAATGAAGATAGACTGGCTAAAGCAAAAAAAATAGGGTTAAAACCATCACAGGTAAGTACATTAGCTTCTATTGTGCAGAAAGAAACGGTAAAACGTGACGAAAGAAGAACAGTAGCCGGGCTTTACATGAACAGACTTAATAATAACTGGAAATTAGAATCAGATCCAACAGTTATTTTTGCTCTAAAAAAACAGGCAGGTTTTAAAATAGAAGTTAGAAGAGTACTCTATAAAGATTTAAAGGTTGATTCTCCGTATAACACATATATGAATAGCGGATTACCTCCGGGACCAATTACTATACCTGAGATAGATGCAATAGATGCTGTGCTTAATTACGGTGAAAATGCGTATTTTTTCATGTGTGCAAATCCGGAAAGAATGGGATACCATTCTTTCGCTAAAAGCCTTAGACAGCATAATAGAAATGCCAGGAAGTATGCACATTGGCTAAACCAGCAAAACATAAAGAGATAG
- a CDS encoding DUF2279 domain-containing protein has product MQRSLIYLIILFIFIAHNESSAQSFYEKSDTLNVKRRNFVVGSTIGVGSLTVSGLYQLWYKDYPQSDFHFINDNQAWLYMDKFGHATTAYWFGSMGMKSFRWSGMSERNAIWWGGSVGLIFLTTVEIFDGFSEQWGASAGDVVANISGTALLIGQELIWNEQRVELKFSYSPSPYADQSPELLGKTPVQSIIKDYNGQTYWLSVNPWSFAKESSFPKWLSVSMGYGAEGMLSGSKEIPEGSYSKFLLSLDLKLSNINTGSRFWNTFFDAINVIKVPFPALEYNTKGNFELHPIYF; this is encoded by the coding sequence ATGCAAAGAAGCCTGATCTATTTAATTATACTATTCATTTTTATAGCTCATAATGAATCGTCGGCACAAAGTTTTTATGAAAAGAGTGATACTCTCAATGTAAAAAGACGAAATTTTGTAGTTGGAAGTACTATTGGTGTTGGTAGCTTAACTGTTAGCGGGCTATATCAATTATGGTATAAAGATTATCCCCAAAGTGATTTTCATTTTATAAACGATAACCAGGCCTGGTTGTACATGGATAAATTTGGACACGCAACAACCGCATATTGGTTTGGAAGTATGGGTATGAAATCATTCAGGTGGTCGGGTATGAGCGAAAGAAATGCTATTTGGTGGGGAGGTAGTGTAGGCCTTATATTTTTAACTACGGTAGAGATTTTTGACGGTTTTTCGGAACAATGGGGTGCCTCTGCCGGTGATGTTGTCGCAAATATTTCTGGAACTGCTTTATTAATAGGTCAGGAATTAATCTGGAATGAGCAGCGTGTAGAATTAAAGTTCTCATATTCACCAAGCCCATATGCAGATCAAAGTCCCGAATTATTAGGTAAAACACCTGTTCAGTCTATAATAAAAGATTATAACGGACAAACATATTGGTTGTCGGTAAACCCATGGTCATTTGCAAAAGAAAGTAGTTTTCCAAAATGGCTAAGTGTGTCTATGGGCTATGGAGCCGAGGGTATGCTTAGTGGAAGTAAAGAAATTCCCGAAGGTAGTTACTCTAAGTTTCTGTTAAGTTTAGATTTAAAACTTTCCAATATCAACACAGGTTCAAGGTTTTGGAATACATTTTTTGACGCAATTAACGTAATAAAAGTACCTTTTCCCGCTCTGGAATATAATACCAAAGGTAATTTTGAGCTCCATCCTATATATTTTTAG
- a CDS encoding peptidoglycan-binding protein LysM has protein sequence MRLLLISAVTFGSVFFSLWINVKSIFDTEKEEETDLVIVSEISSRPVHIDEKYANMLVLIPKNDKLKCLSPILTKDFVGFKEAIGFRESSGKYDNVSKFGYFGKYQFGKCAMSDLGIYDAEAFLKSAKLQEEAFVALCSLNKYKLRNYLAIYDGKTINGIELTESGMLAASHLLGPGAVIAFIKSDGKNVGKDGLGTSLLEYLEVFKDYDTSVITASSKITLRVS, from the coding sequence ATGAGACTTTTATTAATAAGCGCTGTAACCTTTGGTTCAGTTTTTTTTTCCCTTTGGATTAACGTCAAATCAATATTTGATACCGAAAAGGAAGAAGAAACTGACTTGGTTATAGTGTCAGAAATAAGTAGCAGGCCTGTGCATATTGACGAAAAATATGCAAATATGCTGGTGCTTATTCCTAAAAATGATAAGCTTAAGTGTTTAAGTCCGATTTTGACTAAAGATTTTGTTGGTTTTAAGGAAGCTATTGGGTTCAGAGAATCATCAGGTAAATATGATAATGTTAGTAAATTCGGTTACTTTGGAAAATATCAGTTTGGAAAATGTGCTATGAGTGATTTGGGGATTTATGATGCTGAGGCATTTTTAAAGTCCGCTAAATTGCAGGAGGAGGCTTTTGTAGCACTTTGTTCTTTGAATAAATATAAGTTAAGAAATTACCTGGCAATATATGATGGTAAAACTATAAACGGAATTGAACTTACAGAGTCCGGCATGCTGGCAGCATCACATTTACTAGGTCCCGGAGCAGTTATAGCGTTTATTAAATCTGACGGGAAAAATGTAGGAAAAGATGGTTTAGGAACTTCATTGCTTGAGTATTTAGAAGTATTTAAGGATTATGATACTTCAGTAATTACGGCGAGTAGTAAAATTACGTTAAGAGTATCTTAG